One Pseudomonadota bacterium DNA window includes the following coding sequences:
- a CDS encoding DsbA family protein yields MRAPTTITLRIALFVGLAAVSCREVASIDLREAPRLGPEGAPTEIIVFSDFQCGFCKRAAAELERLSHKYPARLEVLFKHFPIEYHGQALNAARAAEAARLQGRFWEMHDLLFANAAELTDEIYVDLAKRIGLDVARFERDFAAPATVARVNADKADGDAIGVDGTPFFVINRQPFYGSYGDLERMID; encoded by the coding sequence GTGCGCGCGCCGACCACTATCACCCTCCGAATCGCCCTGTTCGTGGGGCTCGCCGCCGTCTCCTGCCGAGAGGTCGCCTCCATCGATCTGCGCGAGGCGCCGCGCCTCGGCCCCGAGGGCGCGCCGACCGAGATCATCGTGTTCTCGGACTTCCAGTGCGGCTTCTGCAAGCGCGCGGCGGCGGAGCTCGAGCGGCTGAGCCACAAGTACCCTGCGCGGCTCGAGGTGCTCTTCAAGCACTTCCCCATCGAGTACCACGGGCAGGCGTTGAACGCGGCGCGCGCCGCCGAGGCGGCCCGGCTGCAGGGGAGGTTCTGGGAGATGCACGATCTCCTGTTCGCGAACGCGGCCGAGCTGACCGACGAGATCTACGTCGACCTCGCGAAGCGCATCGGGCTCGACGTCGCGAGATTCGAGAGGGACTTCGCGGCCCCCGCAACCGTTGCTCGCGTGAACGCCGACAAGGCCGACGGCGACGCGATCGGTGTCGACGGCACGCCGTTCTTCGTCATCAACCGCCAGCCGTTCTACGGATCGTACGGCGACCTCGAGCGGATGATCGACTGA